A region from the Cryptosporangium arvum DSM 44712 genome encodes:
- a CDS encoding protoporphyrinogen/coproporphyrinogen oxidase, which translates to MVRPHGPVRPCRSAREPRRNRRPDLRRDGPMTDLAGRKVVVVGAGIAGLTAAFRLTQAGADVITLEASDRVGGRMQSERVGDYLLDTGASVLTSSYVQMKRLIADAGLTSKVVPTSGLIGTLRGTDVHRVDPAAQWPVGELVRSRLLGPGSKLKAIRLLRDVRRARSTLRWDDFSGATDWDESAEDYSKRRLNEELLEYVVGPLGRAMNLVDADQFTIGLVLFTIQHYLLGGSYFNSPEGMSFLPLGLAKDLDVRLGCRVEHVEVTGDEVQVTWRAADGAERTESADYCVFAVPALDLPQIFPQMTPEARDYFTTLRLVRSIQVMFGLTERLPEEAIWVNVPKSEHRDLFVWINDHRRAPGRAPDGKGLMTFSWRDQWCRRHWEADDVSVADAALGEIAKLESLRGLAGRVEMSFVKRWNPCAPTRSPGSTAALGRFLGSRSPADRVLYAGDYFSAATTNTSLSSGERAARQIIGA; encoded by the coding sequence CTGGTACGCCCGCACGGACCGGTACGGCCGTGCCGGAGCGCTCGAGAGCCTCGGCGGAACCGACGACCTGATCTTCGAAGGGATGGACCGATGACCGATCTCGCGGGCCGGAAGGTCGTCGTCGTCGGCGCGGGCATCGCCGGTCTGACCGCGGCGTTCCGGCTGACCCAGGCCGGAGCCGACGTGATCACGCTCGAAGCGAGCGATCGCGTCGGTGGCCGGATGCAGTCCGAACGGGTGGGCGACTACCTCCTGGACACCGGCGCGTCGGTACTCACGTCGTCGTACGTCCAGATGAAACGCCTCATCGCCGACGCCGGCCTGACCAGCAAGGTCGTGCCGACCAGCGGGCTGATCGGCACGCTCAGGGGCACCGACGTCCATCGGGTCGACCCGGCGGCCCAGTGGCCGGTGGGGGAGCTGGTGCGGTCCCGGCTGCTCGGCCCGGGATCGAAGCTGAAGGCGATCCGGCTGCTCCGCGACGTCCGGCGGGCCCGGTCGACGCTCCGCTGGGACGACTTCTCCGGCGCGACCGACTGGGACGAGTCGGCCGAGGACTACAGCAAGCGGCGCCTCAACGAGGAGCTGCTGGAGTACGTCGTCGGCCCGCTCGGCCGCGCCATGAACCTGGTCGACGCCGATCAGTTCACGATCGGCCTGGTGCTCTTCACGATCCAGCACTACCTGCTCGGAGGCTCGTACTTCAACTCGCCCGAGGGGATGTCGTTCCTTCCGCTCGGGCTGGCGAAGGACCTGGACGTGCGGCTGGGCTGCCGGGTCGAGCACGTCGAGGTGACGGGCGACGAGGTGCAGGTCACGTGGCGGGCCGCGGACGGGGCCGAACGCACCGAATCGGCCGACTACTGCGTCTTCGCCGTTCCCGCGCTCGACCTCCCGCAGATCTTCCCCCAGATGACGCCCGAGGCGCGCGACTACTTCACGACGCTCCGGCTCGTCCGCAGCATCCAGGTGATGTTCGGACTCACCGAGCGCCTGCCCGAGGAGGCGATCTGGGTGAACGTCCCGAAGTCCGAGCATCGGGACCTGTTCGTGTGGATCAACGATCACCGCCGGGCGCCCGGGAGAGCCCCGGACGGGAAGGGGCTGATGACGTTCTCCTGGCGGGACCAGTGGTGCCGCCGGCACTGGGAGGCCGACGACGTCTCCGTCGCCGACGCCGCCCTCGGTGAGATCGCGAAGCTCGAGAGCCTGCGCGGTCTGGCCGGGCGGGTGGAGATGTCGTTCGTGAAGCGGTGGAACCCCTGCGCGCCGACGCGCTCCCCGGGCAGCACCGCGGCGCTGGGGCGCTTCCTCGGAAGTCGGTCGCCGGCGGACCGGGTCCTCTATGCCGGCGACTACTTCTCGGCCGCCACCACCAACACGTCGTTGAGCTCGGGGGAGCGCGCCGCGCGCCAGATCATCGGGGCGTAG
- a CDS encoding terpene synthase family protein: MIDVPVLRVPFPARINPHSTTLGARLRHWLQRSGLATPELNRQFERARFDLLVASLYPAAGAEELRTLAELVAWMFVYDDHFDVHRLGGSPANAARAADQVSAVLAGAPASGPLLTALSDLRRNRLSAVPAPLRQRLLGHLDDYCRSLVRELEFRAANRIPAPGAYFDLRMNTFAWPVLADLAEFADGIVLPAAVRDSPEFAALLSTSGHLMIVIQDLRSLDRELANGESHNVVLSLREERRCSLPEAVELAHRIFVERLGEFLSRRDAVLVAFDRLALDDRARRAAASYVVGLEHLLSGHLAWYARTDRYGRAGALESLGGTDDLIFEGMDR, encoded by the coding sequence ATGATCGACGTTCCCGTCCTGCGCGTTCCGTTCCCGGCCCGGATCAACCCGCACTCCACGACGCTCGGTGCGCGACTGCGCCACTGGCTGCAGCGGTCCGGTCTGGCCACGCCCGAGTTGAACCGGCAGTTCGAGCGGGCGCGCTTCGACCTGCTCGTCGCGTCCCTCTATCCCGCTGCGGGCGCGGAGGAGCTTCGCACGCTGGCCGAACTCGTGGCCTGGATGTTCGTGTACGACGACCATTTCGACGTGCACCGCCTGGGTGGGTCGCCCGCCAACGCGGCCAGGGCCGCGGACCAGGTGTCGGCGGTCCTGGCCGGTGCCCCCGCGTCCGGACCGTTGTTGACCGCGTTGAGTGATCTGCGCAGGAACCGGCTCTCCGCCGTGCCCGCTCCACTGCGCCAACGCCTGCTCGGTCATCTCGACGACTACTGCCGGAGCCTGGTCCGCGAGCTCGAGTTCCGGGCAGCGAACCGGATTCCCGCGCCGGGGGCCTACTTCGACCTGCGCATGAACACGTTCGCCTGGCCGGTGCTCGCGGACCTGGCGGAGTTCGCCGACGGGATCGTCCTCCCGGCGGCCGTGCGCGACAGCCCGGAATTCGCGGCGCTGCTGTCCACGTCCGGGCACCTCATGATCGTCATCCAGGATCTGCGCTCGCTCGACCGGGAGCTCGCGAACGGCGAGTCCCACAACGTCGTGCTCAGCCTGCGTGAGGAGCGACGGTGCAGCCTGCCGGAGGCGGTCGAGCTGGCCCACCGGATCTTCGTCGAACGGCTGGGTGAGTTCCTGAGCCGGCGCGACGCGGTGCTGGTGGCGTTCGACCGGCTGGCTCTCGACGATCGTGCGCGGCGGGCCGCCGCCTCCTACGTGGTCGGTCTGGAACACCTGCTCAGCGGCCACCTCGCCTGGTACGCCCGCACGGACCGGTACGGCCGTGCCGGAGCGCTCGAGAGCCTCGGCGGAACCGACGACCTGATCTTCGAAGGGATGGACCGATGA
- a CDS encoding S1 family peptidase, which yields MRSLSIFVLAVGAALVLTASPAHALANGVPVDEGNFQFAARLTMTGIPNSDGTTRDSGCSGALVAPEWVLTAGHCFHDVAGKRVGGPVPYDTTVVLGRVEADGDGGVDVAVTEVRQSPVNDIALARLETPVTDIEPIMVAAIEPEAGEQLRLTGWGALKGGLTTAAEHLQTGLFTVASVDDSTIGVTGEEPAPDTSACLLDSGAPYFRMTEAGPEVVSTESSGPGCPHSGEETTARVDVAADWITETIGEF from the coding sequence TTGCGTTCGCTTTCGATATTCGTCCTAGCTGTCGGTGCCGCTCTGGTGCTGACCGCGTCACCGGCTCACGCGCTGGCCAACGGCGTCCCGGTGGACGAGGGCAACTTCCAGTTCGCGGCCCGGCTGACGATGACCGGCATCCCGAACTCCGACGGCACTACCCGCGACAGCGGATGTTCGGGCGCGCTCGTCGCGCCGGAGTGGGTGCTGACCGCCGGGCACTGCTTCCACGACGTCGCGGGGAAGCGGGTCGGTGGCCCGGTGCCCTATGACACGACGGTGGTGCTCGGCCGGGTCGAGGCCGACGGTGACGGCGGAGTGGACGTGGCCGTGACCGAGGTGAGGCAGTCCCCGGTCAACGACATCGCGCTGGCCCGGCTGGAGACCCCGGTGACCGACATCGAGCCGATCATGGTCGCCGCGATCGAGCCCGAGGCCGGCGAGCAACTCCGGCTGACCGGCTGGGGCGCTCTGAAAGGTGGCTTGACGACCGCCGCCGAGCATCTGCAGACCGGCCTGTTCACGGTCGCCAGTGTGGACGATTCGACGATCGGCGTGACCGGCGAGGAGCCGGCGCCGGACACGAGCGCCTGCCTGCTCGACTCCGGCGCACCGTACTTCCGGATGACCGAGGCGGGGCCGGAGGTCGTGTCGACCGAGAGCAGCGGCCCGGGCTGCCCGCACAGCGGCGAGGAGACCACGGCCCGCGTCGACGTCGCCGCCGACTGGATCACCGAGACGATCGGCGAATTCTGA
- a CDS encoding MarR family winged helix-turn-helix transcriptional regulator — MIDGTADLDRRLADTVERLANGLRALAQRSARRHNLSPLQQQVVLALSRQPPARREVNALAGEFDVTTPTVSDAVAALERKQLLTRSPGSDGRRRVLTLTELGTTVAEELSGWDGSLLEALSVLPVEDRATTLHTLLRVIADLQRRGAISVARTCTTCRFFRPDVYPDPAAPHRCELLQMPLPLTELRTDCPEHELVG; from the coding sequence ATGATCGACGGCACGGCCGACCTGGATCGGCGGCTGGCGGATACCGTCGAGCGGCTCGCGAACGGCTTGCGCGCGCTTGCTCAGCGCAGCGCCCGCCGGCACAACCTGTCGCCGCTGCAGCAACAGGTCGTGCTCGCACTCAGCCGGCAGCCCCCGGCCCGGCGCGAGGTCAACGCGCTCGCCGGCGAGTTCGACGTCACCACACCCACCGTCTCCGATGCCGTGGCCGCGCTCGAACGCAAGCAGTTGCTGACCCGCTCACCGGGCTCGGACGGGCGTCGACGTGTGCTCACGCTCACCGAGCTCGGCACCACCGTCGCCGAGGAGCTCAGCGGGTGGGACGGCTCGCTACTCGAAGCGCTCTCCGTCCTGCCGGTGGAGGACCGGGCGACGACGCTGCACACGCTGCTGCGCGTCATCGCCGACCTGCAGCGCCGGGGCGCGATCAGCGTCGCGCGCACGTGCACGACGTGCCGGTTCTTCCGGCCCGACGTGTACCCCGATCCGGCCGCTCCGCACCGGTGCGAGCTGCTGCAGATGCCGCTGCCCCTCACCGAGCTCCGGACCGACTGCCCGGAGCACGAACTGGTCGGATAG
- a CDS encoding catalase, with product MAAEDNLDPLTTAAGAPVADNQNSLTAGPRGPVLLQDLWLLEKLAHFDREVIPERRMHAKGSGAFGTFTVTNDVSSYTMAELFNAVGNTCETFVRFSTVAGERGAADAERDIRGFAVRFYTPQGNWDVVGNNTPVFFFRDPLKFPDLNHAVKRDPRTNMRSAENNWGFWTNLPEALHQVTIVMSERGIPRSYRHMHGFGSHTFSFVNAAGVRHWVKFHFRTQQGIQNLTDEEAGALIGQDRESHQRDLFDAIERGDFPSWKLYVQVMPERDAEDYRFHPFDLTKVWSKKDYPLIEVGVLELDRNPENYFADVEQVAFTPANVVPGISLSPDKMLQGRLFSYGDAARYRLGVNHHQIPVNYPRGARLVNSYHRDGAMRVDGNQGGVPGVQPNSFGRWPEQPAFAEPARAVGGTADRFDFRADDDNYYEQPGDLFRSMTGAQQQVLFDNTARAIKGARRETVERHVANCAKADPAYGEGVRKACEAIGAL from the coding sequence ATGGCCGCCGAAGACAACCTCGATCCGCTGACCACGGCCGCCGGGGCGCCGGTCGCGGACAACCAGAACAGTCTCACCGCGGGTCCACGTGGGCCGGTGCTGCTGCAGGACCTCTGGCTGCTGGAGAAGCTCGCACACTTCGACCGCGAGGTCATCCCCGAGCGGCGGATGCACGCCAAGGGCTCCGGCGCGTTCGGCACCTTCACGGTCACCAACGACGTCAGCAGCTACACGATGGCCGAGCTCTTCAACGCCGTCGGCAACACGTGCGAGACGTTCGTGCGCTTCTCCACGGTCGCCGGCGAGCGCGGTGCGGCCGACGCCGAGCGCGACATCCGTGGCTTCGCCGTGCGCTTCTACACCCCGCAGGGCAACTGGGACGTCGTCGGCAACAACACTCCGGTCTTCTTCTTCCGCGACCCGCTGAAGTTCCCCGACCTGAACCACGCCGTGAAGCGTGACCCGCGCACCAACATGCGCAGCGCGGAGAACAACTGGGGGTTCTGGACGAACCTGCCGGAAGCACTGCACCAGGTGACGATCGTGATGAGCGAGCGCGGCATTCCCCGCTCCTACCGCCACATGCACGGCTTCGGATCCCACACGTTCAGCTTCGTCAACGCCGCCGGGGTGCGTCACTGGGTGAAGTTCCACTTCCGCACCCAGCAGGGGATTCAGAACCTCACCGACGAGGAGGCCGGCGCGCTCATCGGTCAGGACCGCGAGTCCCACCAGCGCGACCTGTTCGACGCCATCGAGCGCGGCGACTTCCCGAGCTGGAAGCTCTACGTCCAGGTCATGCCGGAGCGCGACGCCGAGGACTACCGCTTCCACCCGTTCGACCTGACGAAGGTGTGGAGCAAGAAGGACTACCCGCTGATCGAGGTGGGCGTGCTCGAACTCGACCGCAACCCGGAGAACTACTTCGCCGACGTCGAGCAGGTCGCGTTCACGCCGGCGAACGTCGTGCCGGGCATCTCGCTCAGCCCGGACAAGATGCTCCAGGGACGTCTGTTCTCCTACGGGGACGCGGCCCGCTACCGGCTGGGCGTCAACCACCACCAGATCCCGGTGAACTACCCGCGGGGCGCGCGGCTGGTGAACTCGTACCACCGGGACGGGGCCATGCGTGTCGACGGCAACCAGGGTGGCGTGCCGGGCGTCCAGCCGAACAGCTTCGGACGCTGGCCCGAGCAGCCGGCGTTCGCCGAGCCGGCCCGGGCCGTCGGTGGCACCGCCGATCGGTTCGATTTCCGGGCCGACGACGACAACTATTACGAGCAGCCGGGTGACCTGTTCCGGTCGATGACCGGCGCGCAGCAGCAGGTGCTGTTCGACAACACCGCGCGAGCGATCAAGGGCGCCCGCCGGGAGACCGTCGAACGCCACGTCGCGAACTGCGCCAAGGCCGATCCCGCCTACGGCGAGGGCGTACGCAAGGCGTGCGAGGCGATCGGCGCGCTGTGA
- the bla gene encoding class A beta-lactamase, with translation MVRLFAVATSLALVFTGSAATAAPSDTRDALRRLESTYDARLGVYAVDTGTGRTVAYRADERFAYASTYKALAAAAVLDRTDPADLNRVVRYTAADVVDGSPVTAEHAGRGLPLGRIAEAAITKSDNTAGNLLFRELGGPAGFERELRCLGDRVTSADRLEPALNGAVPGDVRDTSTPRALAADLRAYALGDALDVADRGRLVGWLRGNTTGAELIRAGVPAGWIVGDKTGAAEYGTRNDIAVLWPPSGAPIVLTVLSRKTDADAKYDNALIADAARVVSAELRSA, from the coding sequence ATGGTGCGGCTGTTCGCGGTGGCAACCTCGCTGGCCTTGGTGTTCACCGGGTCGGCGGCCACCGCCGCCCCGTCCGATACCCGCGATGCCCTGCGTCGGTTGGAGTCGACCTACGACGCCAGGCTCGGCGTCTACGCGGTCGACACCGGCACCGGACGCACGGTCGCGTACCGGGCCGACGAGCGGTTCGCCTACGCGTCGACGTACAAGGCGCTCGCCGCGGCCGCGGTGCTCGACCGCACCGACCCCGCCGACCTGAACCGGGTCGTGCGCTACACCGCCGCCGACGTGGTGGACGGCTCGCCGGTCACCGCGGAACACGCCGGGCGGGGCCTGCCGCTCGGCCGGATCGCCGAAGCGGCGATCACCAAGAGCGACAACACGGCCGGGAACCTGCTGTTCCGCGAACTCGGCGGCCCGGCCGGCTTCGAGCGGGAACTACGCTGCCTCGGCGACCGGGTGACCTCGGCGGACCGCCTGGAGCCTGCCCTCAACGGTGCGGTGCCCGGCGACGTCCGCGACACCAGCACGCCGCGCGCGCTCGCCGCCGACCTGCGTGCCTACGCGCTCGGCGACGCGCTCGACGTCGCGGACCGGGGCCGCCTGGTCGGCTGGCTGCGCGGCAACACCACCGGCGCCGAGCTGATCCGCGCCGGCGTCCCGGCCGGCTGGATCGTCGGTGACAAGACCGGCGCCGCTGAGTACGGAACCCGCAACGACATCGCGGTGCTCTGGCCTCCGTCCGGTGCGCCGATCGTCCTCACGGTGCTCTCCCGCAAGACCGACGCGGACGCGAAGTACGACAACGCCCTGATCGCCGATGCCGCCCGCGTGGTCTCGGCCGAGCTGCGGTCGGCATGA
- a CDS encoding acyl-CoA thioesterase, with protein MTHTTRITVRSDDIDANGHVRDSKYLDYAVHARWVTLAHAGLDAGKLVAAGLGPVNLEVSITYAREVVLGDEIAVETRFEYPSPKLVKVVQTLTRRDGIVAAQVVSVTGLMDLRRRKLVDDAAGRYGEFLSDLTVVDLVPFTGSAPRTDR; from the coding sequence ATGACGCACACGACGCGGATCACCGTCCGCAGCGACGACATCGACGCCAACGGGCACGTGCGTGACTCGAAGTACCTCGACTACGCGGTGCACGCGCGCTGGGTGACGCTGGCGCACGCCGGGCTCGACGCCGGGAAACTGGTCGCGGCCGGGCTGGGACCGGTCAACCTCGAGGTGTCGATCACCTACGCGCGCGAGGTGGTGCTCGGCGACGAGATCGCGGTCGAGACCCGGTTCGAGTACCCGTCGCCGAAGCTCGTGAAGGTCGTGCAGACGCTGACCCGGCGCGACGGGATCGTCGCCGCGCAGGTCGTCAGCGTCACCGGGCTGATGGACCTGCGCCGGCGCAAGCTCGTCGACGACGCGGCCGGACGCTACGGCGAGTTCCTGAGCGACCTGACCGTGGTCGATCTCGTCCCGTTCACAGGCTCTGCCCCCCGGACAGATCGATGA
- a CDS encoding SDR family NAD(P)-dependent oxidoreductase — protein MYAPFAETTPAQFDELVAVNLRGPFFLTQSVLPLLADGARILNVTTALTRGVVPGMAAYAATKSAVEALTRYQAVELADRGIRVNTLMGGAVDTDFGGGIMHAPQVQELAAHTIAQGRIATVDDITAAVPTVLSDAFQWSTGSVIDLSGGQSL, from the coding sequence GTGTACGCGCCCTTCGCCGAGACCACCCCGGCGCAGTTCGACGAGCTCGTGGCCGTCAACCTGCGGGGGCCGTTCTTCCTGACGCAGAGCGTGCTGCCCCTGCTCGCCGACGGCGCCCGGATCCTCAACGTCACCACCGCGCTGACCCGCGGCGTGGTGCCGGGCATGGCGGCCTACGCCGCGACCAAGAGCGCGGTGGAGGCACTCACCCGGTACCAGGCCGTCGAGCTCGCCGACCGGGGAATCCGGGTCAACACGCTGATGGGTGGCGCGGTCGACACCGACTTCGGCGGCGGGATCATGCACGCGCCGCAGGTGCAGGAACTAGCCGCGCACACGATCGCTCAGGGTCGCATCGCGACGGTCGACGACATCACCGCGGCCGTGCCCACCGTTCTCTCCGACGCGTTCCAGTGGTCCACCGGGAGCGTCATCGATCTGTCCGGGGGGCAGAGCCTGTGA
- a CDS encoding helix-turn-helix domain-containing protein has product MPIQRGVVDGAFRVLHALPGVGPRQQVARLARATGLPRPTVYRLLDQLTEVGAVERRDGRWTLAAGMLGLARSVEPVAGLRVHAMAAIRELRELTGGAVSLVVPRAEDFVALEMVPGREALPIDARAGADMPASTAAGQVLRPTGRRHVGKAVVHGPELGGVTCYAVPIVLPGGARAALQVATSVRPAERFAAPVHRAAIALERRVAAAGH; this is encoded by the coding sequence ATGCCGATTCAGCGAGGCGTCGTCGACGGTGCCTTCCGCGTCCTGCACGCGCTGCCCGGCGTCGGACCCCGGCAGCAGGTGGCCCGGCTGGCCCGCGCGACCGGCCTCCCGCGGCCGACCGTCTACCGGCTGTTGGACCAGCTCACGGAGGTGGGCGCGGTCGAGCGGCGCGACGGCCGGTGGACGCTCGCCGCCGGGATGCTCGGGCTGGCCCGATCCGTCGAACCGGTGGCCGGGCTGCGGGTGCACGCGATGGCGGCGATCCGGGAACTGCGTGAGCTGACCGGTGGCGCGGTGTCGCTCGTCGTGCCGCGGGCGGAGGATTTCGTGGCGCTGGAGATGGTGCCGGGCCGGGAGGCGCTGCCGATCGACGCCCGGGCGGGCGCGGACATGCCGGCCTCCACCGCGGCCGGGCAGGTCCTGCGTCCCACCGGCCGCCGGCACGTCGGGAAGGCCGTCGTGCACGGCCCGGAGCTCGGCGGGGTGACCTGCTACGCGGTGCCGATCGTACTGCCCGGCGGAGCCCGCGCGGCGCTGCAGGTCGCCACCTCGGTGCGACCGGCCGAGCGCTTCGCGGCGCCGGTCCACCGCGCCGCGATCGCGCTCGAGCGCCGGGTCGCCGCGGCCGGCCACTGA
- a CDS encoding helix-turn-helix transcriptional regulator yields the protein MATTDRMPREITSALAVESGASRVEPQRIDVTVHCEDPLTRAGILSHLRAEPLIAVRDAATQPRGGVAIVLAERLEDFTAARLRRLAQTQQVVFVVGQLPERDLLRALDLRVTVIVLRHQATPERMVNAVRSAVRGDRDLPGDLVGQLVDVVHRLLVQADGNVVPTASHGPTDRELDVLRLLAEGWETRVIATRLAYSERTVKNVLQGFTARFQLRNRAHAVAFAFREGYL from the coding sequence ATGGCGACGACTGACCGGATGCCCCGGGAAATCACCTCCGCGCTGGCGGTCGAGTCCGGTGCGAGCCGGGTGGAGCCGCAGCGCATCGACGTCACCGTCCACTGCGAAGACCCGCTGACCCGCGCCGGGATCCTCAGCCATCTGCGCGCCGAACCGCTGATCGCCGTCCGGGACGCGGCCACCCAGCCGCGCGGCGGCGTGGCGATCGTGCTCGCCGAACGGCTGGAGGACTTCACCGCCGCGCGGCTGCGCCGGCTCGCACAGACCCAGCAGGTCGTGTTCGTCGTCGGCCAGCTGCCCGAGCGGGACCTGCTCCGCGCGCTCGACCTCCGGGTGACGGTGATCGTGCTGCGCCACCAGGCGACGCCGGAACGGATGGTCAACGCCGTCCGCTCGGCCGTCCGCGGTGACCGGGACCTGCCCGGTGACCTCGTCGGCCAGCTCGTCGACGTCGTCCACCGGCTGCTCGTGCAGGCCGACGGCAACGTGGTCCCGACCGCGTCGCACGGGCCGACCGACCGGGAGCTGGACGTGCTGCGCCTGCTCGCAGAGGGCTGGGAGACCCGCGTGATCGCGACGAGGCTCGCGTACTCCGAGCGCACGGTGAAGAACGTCCTGCAGGGCTTCACGGCCCGGTTCCAGCTGCGGAACCGGGCCCACGCGGTCGCGTTCGCGTTCCGCGAGGGCTACCTGTGA
- a CDS encoding DUF4255 domain-containing protein: MINDVDQVLRTLLTEIAAPAGAGDVVFDAPTRDWAARRTGPTVNAYLYEIQEDLARRERGAIAIRDENGRVVGRRQPPRWFRLTYLVTAWTTRPEDEHRLLSAVLRGLLPRETVPLDDAPAALAALGVALPITVGVPPEQSRSIADIWSALGGELKPSLDITVVVPFPVSPEYPTAPVVTEPLVADVRVRE, translated from the coding sequence GTGATCAACGACGTCGATCAGGTGCTGCGCACGCTGCTCACCGAAATCGCGGCGCCGGCCGGAGCCGGTGACGTGGTCTTCGACGCGCCGACCCGGGACTGGGCGGCGCGCCGGACCGGCCCGACGGTCAACGCCTACCTCTACGAGATCCAAGAGGACCTGGCCCGCCGGGAACGCGGCGCGATCGCGATCCGCGACGAGAACGGCCGGGTCGTCGGCCGCCGCCAGCCGCCGCGCTGGTTCCGGCTGACCTACCTGGTCACCGCGTGGACGACCCGCCCGGAGGACGAGCACCGGCTGCTCTCGGCGGTGCTGCGGGGGCTGCTGCCGCGCGAGACCGTGCCGCTGGACGACGCTCCGGCCGCGCTGGCCGCGCTCGGCGTCGCGCTGCCGATCACGGTCGGGGTACCGCCCGAGCAGTCGCGGTCGATCGCCGACATCTGGTCGGCGCTGGGCGGGGAGCTGAAGCCGTCGCTCGACATCACGGTCGTGGTGCCGTTCCCGGTCTCGCCCGAGTACCCGACCGCCCCGGTGGTCACCGAGCCGCTCGTCGCCGACGTGCGGGTCCGCGAGTGA